In Desulfofustis limnaeus, the genomic stretch CAAGGCCATCGGGCCGGAGGCAAACCAGCAGGTGGTGTCGGTGATCGGCGATTCGACCTTTGTCCATTCCGGCATCACCGGCCTGATCAATTCAGTCTACAACGGTTCGGCCGCCACGCTGATCATTCTCGATAACCGGATTACCGCCATGACCGGGCAGCAGCCGAACCCGGCATCGGGGACCTCGATCAAAGGCGAGCCGGCCCAGTCTCTGGATCTGGAGGCGTTGTGCCGGGCGGTCGGTGTCAAGCACGTACGGGTGGTCAACCCCCACGAAGTGCCGGAGTGCCGTAAGATCATCAAGGAAGAAGTGGAACGGGACGAAATGTCGGTGATCATCGCCCGTGCCCCCTGTGTGTTGCTGCCCGAGTTGAAGCTGCGCAAACCGGTCAGTTATTATACCAATATTGACAATTGTGTCGGCTGTACTTCCTGCATCCGGCTCGGTTGTCCGGCCATCAGCTGGCATCCGTTGGCCGAGGGGGAAGCCGAGGCGCGGGGATACAAGAAGAGCCAGAAAGGGTACTCCCAGATCGACGAGGTGCTGTGCAATGATTGCGGCCAGTGCGCTTCTCTGTGTAAATTCAATGCCATTACCAGGGGGGAGCCGAAATGATGAGCGATAATAAGAATATTCTTTTTTCCGGAGTCGGCGGCCAGGGGATCCTGCTGGCCAGCGAGTTGACGGCGTATGCCTTGCTGGCTGCCGGATTTGACGTGAAAAAGAGCGAGGTCCACGGCATGGCCCAGCGTGGCGGTTCGGTGACCGCGCAACTGCGTTACGGGGCCAAGGTCTATTCGCCGCTCATCGATCCCGGTTGCGCCGATGTGCAGATGGCTTTCGAGATGATGGAGGCGGTCCGCTATCTCCCCTATCTGCATCGGGGCAGCAAGGTCATCGTCAACACCCAGCAGATCCTGCCGCCGTCGGTGGCCACCGGTCAGGCGGAGTATCCGCGCGATGTGCTGCAGGAATTGACCCGGCGCGGCATCGAGGTGATCGCCGTCGATGCCTTTGCCATCGCCCGTGAGGCCGGCGAGGTGCGTACTGCCAACGTGGCGCTGGTGGGGGCCCTGTCGGTGCAGTTGCCAGTGGACGAGGGGGTGTTTCATCGAATCATCGAGGAGCATGTACCGGAGCGCTTCCGTACCGAGAACATGAAGGCCTTCGCAGCCGGCCGTCAGGCCGGGCTGCGTTGAGACAGCACAGGAGAAAGTGGTCATGTCGACAATCTACTGGGAAGAAGAGGTGGAGACCCTGCCCCGGGCCGGCCTTGAATCGATTCAGCTGAAACGGCTGCAACGTCTGGTGGCCCGGGTCTATGGCAAGGTGGCACCGTATCGGCAGAAGATGGATGCCGTCGGCATCAAACCCCAGGACATCCGCTGCCTGGCCGATCTCAGCAAGCTCCCCTTTACGGTGAAAGAGGATCTGCGGGCCAATTACCCATTCGGCCTGTTCACCGTACCGCTCGACGAGGTGGTACGGGTCCACGC encodes the following:
- a CDS encoding indolepyruvate oxidoreductase subunit beta; translation: MMSDNKNILFSGVGGQGILLASELTAYALLAAGFDVKKSEVHGMAQRGGSVTAQLRYGAKVYSPLIDPGCADVQMAFEMMEAVRYLPYLHRGSKVIVNTQQILPPSVATGQAEYPRDVLQELTRRGIEVIAVDAFAIAREAGEVRTANVALVGALSVQLPVDEGVFHRIIEEHVPERFRTENMKAFAAGRQAGLR